The DNA sequence TAAATACCTATTTCATTTTGAGTTTGTGCAATGATACCTGTATTGCCTCCCACAAAGTCTGCATCGTCAATTGTAAGTTTGCTCCCAGCCTGATTTGCCGACAAAGAACTTGAAACAAACAACACAATTGCGGTATCGGGGGCATTATTACTCAGGTACATAATGTCCACATCCTTTTTGGTGTATGTAGTTGTAGAGCCGGTCATTGGTCCCACACCCAGTCCTACCGTATCGGTCTTTTTGGTGCTACTATTCCACCGGGTTAGTGTTACTAGAGCAATAGCTGAATCGGTTCCCTTGGGCACATATTTATACCAAAAAACCATTTTGTCGGGGCGTTTAGTATAGGGTGCACCCATAGTAGGGTTAAAGTTAGCAAACCTACCTAAAAAAATAGAACCTGTATAGTCGGGAATTGGCTGACCTGGAGGTTTGATATTTACCTTTATCGTATTCACTTCACATGCAAAGCTACCACCATGTGCATCCGTTGATTTGTATACCGACTGCGAATTGCCGAGGAACATTAGCAAGTTGGTGGATACCCAAGAATTGGCTTCACTTCCAGTCCAGTTCTCAAAACTGCCGTTAGGGACTTGGCCAAAAGCCACATTGCCCATCAATAGGGCAATAGCAATGATTTGTAATTTATATTTCATGATTTTATTTTTAGTTTCCACAGCAAATAAAACCAATTGGCTTCAAACCAGCAATATTATTTTGTGATTTGTAGGTTAACGATTTCTCATGACACTATCCCAATTGAGGGAAATAATACCAATTCTTAAACTAAAAACAAGAGATTAGGATTTCTAAATAGGTATTATATATTAATTGTGCTTTACCACAAACTTACTACTTTGTCCGTTAATATATATATAATAAATTCCATTGGCTAAATTTGAAATTGGAATTTGCAAAGTATTATTTAAACTATTGGTAGTAAATATTAATTCTCCCAAAGTATTATATATATTTATGGTGTTTTTTATTTGTTTGCTTTCAATGGTTATATACTCATTTGCTGGATTGGGATAAAGCATAAAACTAATTCGCTCGGGCATACTTGCTATTCCATTAAAGCTTCCTACATTAATGGTTTGTTGTTCCACATCGGTAAGTGTACCATCGGTGGCAGTAAGCTTTACAGTGTATATTCCTGCAGCAGTATAATAATGCAAAGGATTAGTTGTAGTAGCGGTTTGACCATCGCCAAAATCCCAAGTGTAGTTTGTTACATTTTTAATGGTAGTTAGGTTTCTAAAGTTGATACTATCAAAAGGATTGGGCTTATAGTTCGTTGCTTTAAAATTTGCAAAACCATGAATTCCTGTTCCACCTACTTCTATATATCGAGCCATAAATTCTTGATAGTATAAGTTGGCAATGGTATCATCGTGTATCACCAAAGTGTTTTCATCATTGTCAGTTTCGGCATTACCGCTCCAGTTGTGAGAACCTGTCAATACTATTGGATCCGATGTTTCACTATTACAATCAACTATCAAATATTTGCTGTGCAATTGCGATGATTTATTATTGGCTTTCATGCGGGTACTATATACATTGGCGGCGGCCAAAATATTGAACACATTCACTGCGGCAGGGCTTCCTGCAGTATCGTCAACTATGCCAGCACCATATACATTGGCATAAGCACGGTTACGCAAGGCAGTAGCAATGTCGCTGCGGGTGAAGGATAGTACACAATGGTATTCATCTTTGTTTGCGGTATTTGCAGTATTTATTATATGAGCAGTTGTATGGTCGCTCGGACTAAAATATTGTTCTACCCAACGGCCTCCTATATTAAATTCGTGGGGTGTATTGTCAGCTTTTGCAGCACCAAATTTAGCTTTTGCGGCATCGGGTTTTAAGCCATTACTTCCAAACATTTCTTCAAATTCTATAGTATATGCTTTGGCCAAAGTTTGGTCTTGTATAAACAATACATTATTACGATCGGCTAGTATTTGTGCTTTGGTTAAATTGCACGATCCACCCCATAACCAAGCATTGTTTGGGTCAGCGTCATTGGCATCAATAATCATAAATTTATCGTGCATGATGTTGGAACTTTGCACCGGTCTTTGTATCACTCCTATATTTGCATCCAAACTAGCAAGCCCCACGCTAGCTGTAGATCCATCACCTACTACACGCACTTTTA is a window from the Bacteroidota bacterium genome containing:
- a CDS encoding T9SS type A sorting domain-containing protein, encoding MKYKLQIIAIALLMGNVAFGQVPNGSFENWTGSEANSWVSTNLLMFLGNSQSVYKSTDAHGGSFACEVNTIKVNIKPPGQPIPDYTGSIFLGRFANFNPTMGAPYTKRPDKMVFWYKYVPKGTDSAIALVTLTRWNSSTKKTDTVGLGVGPMTGSTTTYTKKDVDIMYLSNNAPDTAIVLFVSSSLSANQAGSKLTIDDADFVGGNTGIIAQTQNEIGIYPNPAKDMLNLELGNLEGNVYIAITDIQGKNIYTQIYSTCNNVTIQTSTFKSGIYILNVTSDKNTITHKIIIE
- a CDS encoding phospholipase D-like domain-containing protein, with amino-acid sequence MFQLKSKLLILLTLSTVYAQAQYITIAEARTKALGTNVTVRGIITNGGELGTSRFVQDGTAGIGIYSTTIGTLERGDSVEVAGDLGHFNNLLQISNNVTIKVIQKGLPMPAPIQFNYPFNAAFAFKYEGSLVQLNNVTSIKTISGSNCGNTPSSFAGNTNYCLNSSSGTPMRVTNPTAGYGDIINKNVPSGTFSLVGIISIFNNGTLPGGGTTTDPKYYDTTLTTGFQFLVRLYEDFVLPPLPNFLSDPYAINIGQDSITLSFQTQNDGSTRLDYDTNTALSISVGDSTLTKNHIYTLKNLTPATIYYLTATSTNANGVSVSRTMRLATASKSTGEIRIYFTQPVDNSVATFKNAIYLNKTFADTLINYINMAQHTLDLAIYNINPSGLSDFVAALNNAYARGVKVRVVGDGSTASVGLASLDANIGVIQRPVQSSNIMHDKFMIIDANDADPNNAWLWGGSCNLTKAQILADRNNVLFIQDQTLAKAYTIEFEEMFGSNGLKPDAAKAKFGAAKADNTPHEFNIGGRWVEQYFSPSDHTTAHIINTANTANKDEYHCVLSFTRSDIATALRNRAYANVYGAGIVDDTAGSPAAVNVFNILAAANVYSTRMKANNKSSQLHSKYLIVDCNSETSDPIVLTGSHNWSGNAETDNDENTLVIHDDTIANLYYQEFMARYIEVGGTGIHGFANFKATNYKPNPFDSINFRNLTTIKNVTNYTWDFGDGQTATTTNPLHYYTAAGIYTVKLTATDGTLTDVEQQTINVGSFNGIASMPERISFMLYPNPANEYITIESKQIKNTINIYNTLGELIFTTNSLNNTLQIPISNLANGIYYIYINGQSSKFVVKHN